In Lodderomyces elongisporus chromosome 1, complete sequence, a genomic segment contains:
- the MTS1 gene encoding Sphingolipid C9-methyltransferase: MLSDVSFIKTPAGKPQPPSSSESGVKTSASPTINNAPLPADGPGSTSFSNTILFSILTLVPAYVSYKLGLGFKTWVFFFIVLAIPILMAYWSIMSTFSPRINEKVKYPNRPISYYLEYHTPELKAKYQDSNNGQGKKIPIETFQELYFDGKVSFKGDCLDVMEYKHDWANFRFTLGLFRFFLFGMIPEVIFHSQSQDEEQVRDHYDRGDDFYTWFLGPRMIYTSGVISDNTREESLEELQDNKLKVMAEKIDLNEGEYVLDIGCGWGTWATYASSQYGAKVTGITLGRNQTKWGNTLLKEYGVSPEQSKIVCCDYRDAPPSGKANGKYDKITSVEMAEHVGIRRLTAYLEQCRDALEDDGLFFLQYSGLRKNWQYEDLEWGLFMNKYIFPGADASTPLSFVASCMESVGFEIVSVDNIGVHYSATIWRWYRNWIGNKDKVVNKYGVKWYRIWEFFLSSSVVASRNGTATCYQFVLRKNINSYRRVEYVPQQQGLQGAIKGNGTHTSKWAKEFNNYYE, from the coding sequence ATGTTGAGCGACGTTTCTTTCATCAAAACACCCGCTGGCAAGCCTCAGCCTCCCAGTTCTAGCGAATCCGGAGTTAAGACTAGTGCCTCACCAACGATTAACAATGCACCATTACCAGCCGACGGGCCAGGATCAACATCGTTTTCAAACACCATCTTGTTCTCGATCTTGACCTTGGTACCCGCATACGTCTCGTACAAATTGGGCCTCGGGTTCAAAACATGGgtattcttctttatcgTGTTGGCTATTCCCATCTTGATGGCCTACTGGTCAATCATGTCGACTTTTTCACCAAGAATTaatgaaaaagtaaagtatcCAAACAGACCCATCTCGTACTACTTGGAATACCATACCCCCGAGTTGAAAGCCAAGTACCAAGATTCAAACAATGGACAAGGTAAAAAAATACCCATTGAAACTTTCCAGGAACTATACTTTGACGGCAAAGTCTCATTCAAGGGCGACTGTTTAGACGTTATGGAATACAAACACGACTGGGCCAACTTTAGATTCACTTTGGGCTTGTTTagattctttttgtttggtaTGATCCCCGAAGTTATCTTCCACTCCCAATCACAAGACGAGGAACAAGTTAGAGACCACTACGACAGAGGCGATGATTTTTACACTTGGTTCTTGGGCCCAAGAATGATTTACACTTCAGGTGTCATTAGCGACAATACTAGAGAAGAATCATTGGAAGAATTGCAAGACAACAAATTGAAGGTTATGGCAGAAAAAATTGACTTGAACGAGGGCGAATACGTCTTGGACATTGGTTGTGGATGGGGTACATGGGCTACCTATGCCTCCTCGCAATACGGCGCAAAAGTCACCGGTATCACTTTGGGTagaaaccaaaccaaatgggGTAACACCTTGTTGAAGGAATACGGCGTCTCACCAGAACAATCCAAGATTGTATGCTGCGACTACCGTGATGCACCACCTTCAGGTAAGGCCAATGGCAAATACGACAAGATCACTTCTGTTGAAATGGCCGAGCACGTTGGTATCAGAAGATTAACTGCTTACTTGGAACAATGCAGAGATGCATTGGAAGACGATGGattgttctttttgcaaTACTCGGGTTTGAGAAAAAACTGGCAATACGAGGACCTCGAATGGGGTTTGTTTATGAACAAGTACATCTTCCCAGGTGCAGATGCATCCACTCCATTGAGCTTTGTTGCCAGCTGTATGGAATCTGTCGGTTTTGAGATTGTTAGTGTTGACAATATCGGTGTGCACTACTCTGCCACTATTTGGAGATGGTACAGAAACTGGATAGGTAACAAGGACAAGGTTGTTAACAAGTATGGTGTCAAATGGTACAGAATATGGGAATTCTTTTTGTCAAGTTCCGTTGTTGCCTCAAGAAACGGTACTGCCACCTGTTATCAGTTTGTCTTGCGTAAGAACATCAACTCATACAGAAGAGTGGAATACGttccacaacaacaaggtCTTCAAGGTGCTATAAAGGGTAATGGAACCCACACCAGCAAATGGGCCAAGGAGTTTAACAACTACTACGAATAG
- the COQ1 gene encoding coq1 putative hexaprenyl diphosphate synthase (BUSCO:EOG092634B5), with the protein MSSRLLRRSLPSYLARASYSTNSNSSFKTAVETAEKLVSPTSSSKFQDPFSIVSHEMSNLAKSIANLIGSGHPTLNRVSSYYFEAEGKNVRPLIVLILSKALSKIPRSERQRIPIDEYDVTQQAHIKGTPQYGQESIAGNSVDDSLSPLRILHGINPKIILDPLSKPMDQLPEIDKLNGILPKQRRLAEIVEMIHTASLLHDDVIDLSDSRRGRPSGNVAFTNKMAVLAGDFLLGRASVAIARLRNPEVIELLSTTIANLVEGEFMQLKNTVMSSKEESNMINNDGELKRVPEPTGKVPTKQHEYSVSPASTTTVSSSHSSSSSSSSSSVEGDVVDHDISVQAAFEYYLHKTYLKTASLMSKSCRAAAVLSGAQDDIIENCYQFGRNLGLCFQIVDDMLDYTSSDATFGKPSQADLKLGLATAPILFAWKKEPQLGELIARKFNQPGDVEIARDAVQKYKGLEQTREMATKYCMSALENLRQLPESDARSALELLTNSVLTRTK; encoded by the coding sequence ATGAGCTCTAGATTATTAAGAAGGTCGCTACCGTCATACCTTGCTCGAGCCTCATACTCAACAAACAGCAATAGTTCCTTCAAGACTGCAGTGGAGACAGCTGAAAAGTTAGTCTCGCCAACATCATCTTCCAAGTTTCAGGACCCCTTCTCCATCGTGAGCCATGAAATGTCCAACTTGGCAAAATCAATAGCCAACCTCATAGGCTCCGGCCACCCTACATTGAACAGAGTGAGCTCATACTACTTTGAAGCAGAAGGGAAAAACGTTCGACCATTGATCGTATTGATCTTGAGTAAAGCCTTACTGAAGATACCTCGTCTGGAACGCCAAAGAATACCCATTGACGAATACGACGTTACTCAACAAGCACATATCAAAGGCACCCCTCAGTATGGCCAAGAGTCCATTGCAGGCAACAGCGTCGACGACAGTTTGAGCCCGTTGCGCATATTGCACGGAATCAACCCCAAGATCATATTGGACCCATTAAGCAAACCAATGGACCAGTTGCCAGAAATTGACAAATTGAATGGCATATtaccaaaacaaagaagactCGCCGAGATTGTCGAAATGATACACACTGCCAGTTTATTGCACGACGATGTGATTGATCTTTCTGACTCCAGAAGAGGTAGACCTAGCGGAAACGTTGCCTTTACCAATAAGATGGCTGTCTTGGCGGGAGACTTTTTATTGGGAAGAGCATCGGTTGCCATTGCAAGACTAAGGAACCCCGAGGTGATTGAGTTGCTTAGTACAACCATTGCCAACTTGGTCGAAGGTGAATTTAtgcaattgaaaaatacTGTAATGAGCAGCAAAGAAGAACTGAACATGATCAATAACGATGGCGAATTGAAAAGAGTTCCCGAGCCAACGGGAAAAGTACCTACAAAGCAACACGAATATTCAGTGTCCCCAGCCTCAACTACCACTGTTTCTTCGTCTcactcttcctcttcttcatcatcatcatcatctgtTGAGGGTGATGTCGTTGACCACGACATTAGTGTGCAAGCAGCTTTTGAGTACTATTTGCACAAGACCTACTTGAAAACAGCAAGTCTCATGTCCAAATCGTGTCGAGCAGCAGCAGTCTTGAGTGGCGCTCAAGACGACATTATAGAAAACTGTTATCAGTTTGGTCGTAACCTCGGGCTCTGCTTCCAGATTGTTGATGACATGTTGGACTACACAAGCTCAGATGCAACATTTGGAAAACCAAGTCAAGCTGACCTCAAATTGGGTCTTGCAACAGCACCCATTCTCTTTGCatggaaaaaagaaccGCAATTGGGCGAGCTTATTGCCAGAAAATTCAATCAACCAGGCGACGTTGAGATTGCAAGAGATGCCGTTCAAAAGTACAAAGGATTGGAACAAACCAGAGAAATGGCAACAAAGTACTGCATGAGCGCATTGGAGAATTTGAGACAATTACCCGAGTCAGATGCTCGTAGTGCTTTGGAATTGTTGACCAACTCAGTCTTAACCAGAACCAAATAA
- the YRB1 gene encoding Ran GTPase-binding protein yrb1 (BUSCO:EOG09264XT5) — MSAEETKPTSVEESSVPKPPTSNVFSMFGAKKEKKEEPTTTTTTTTTTPDDKKDEESSSKKDDKDDDDKADEEEVDVEFTPVIQLDKKVDVKTNEEDEEVVYKVRAKLFRFHADSKEWKERGTGDVKFLKHKETGKTRIVMRRDKTLKICANHLISPDYELKPNIGSDRSWVYNVTADVSEGEPEAQTLAIRFGNKENADLFKEHFDEAKKSNGSSTAAKSD, encoded by the coding sequence ATGTCAGctgaagaaacaaaaccaacCTCTGTAGAAGAATCAAGTGTGCCAAAGCCACCAACATCCAACGTTTTCTCCATGTTTGGAGccaagaaggagaagaaggaggaaccaactactactactactactactactacaacaCCTGACGACAAGAAGGACGAAGAATCATCTTCAAAGAAAGATGACaaagatgatgacgatAAAGCCGATGAGGAAGAGGTTGATGTTGAATTCACACCAGTTATCCAATTAGACAAAAAAGTTGATGTGAAGACCaacgaagaagatgaagaagttgTTTACAAAGTCCGCGCCAAGTTGTTCAGATTCCACGCTGACCTGAAAGAGTGGAAGGAAAGAGGTACCGGTGATGTCAAGTTCTTGAAGCACAAAGAAACAGGCAAGACAAGAATTGTTATGAGAAGAGACAAGACCTTAAAGATTTGTGCAAACCACTTGATCTCTCCTGATTACGAATTGAAACCAAATATTGGAAGCGATAGATCATGGGTGTACAACGTCACTGCAGATGTCTCTGAAGGAGAGCCAGAAGCTCAAACCTTGGCAATTAGATTTGGAAACAAGGAGAACGCTGATTTGTTCAAGGAGCACTTCGATGAAGCCAAGAAGAGTAATGGTTCTTCTACTGCTGCTAAGTCGGATTAA
- the PHO81 gene encoding phosphate system positive regulatory protein pho81, with protein MKYGKYLASRQLELPEYSGHFIDYKALKKLIKQLATPASDGTDADNNGSAFLANFSGESATDIQRALKENKATFFFRVERELDKVNSFYLEKQANLAVNLDLLVLKKNELFGKLYNYIHYQHNGGADPKSKSASVSASASASASASASASAVSSAMNSDFRNSISFLNLYQNFKKLHQDLIRLQQFIELNETGFSKVVKKWDKRSKSHTKELFISTAVSVQPVFHRNEINELSDLVTQSLFDIESIMDSDYTCLNNYSSYALNSSSHSPSILLKEEGIDVDKSINHNEPKSEFVRHSSIGGTPITNNEVDELYASFVNIATIKDPDMSLLARWIDKVNGSSLASTSDTRFNTIVKSKVSKIFLLSIANLKISDSFLESFLNLVNYDVDFTIINDDFNNNKTIIHECCSIAPTSHHESHVVINNGVRVVNLNDSINHSRNFIVEYMMKNLTQLEVRNLLTRRDFNGRNCLHYAAQNNRGDLIELLLSSFPKEHIDDVDNDSMSPLLLAIKNGYLNIVKILVKSGSNPFPETSKDTLQYLPINYACKFGDYKILEYLLSNESSKNLMKMLVNQRDVEGLLPLHVVSRAGHYKLIELLIQYGAEVNKLDGFNKWTPIFYSASEGHVKTTQELIKYGAKLNVVDGDGFNVLYYSVLEGHIEVINELLSYDKRLCGEGRGSQLHFPQTTAISTSSSSITTGGAEIGETTPMTGISTITTNGSDFSTEAVTNREDDSDDSDPVEKQNVDSIPDLQLPPPILPLRRYGHNFLEQKVLIELVFPHDDSEFIKLYNTITDLKPGRITLTSSNSDIVPRNILLPLEEKAGNGGGTCVFQTDVDSLTDFRIDFEIFPKFGTRLIAKTTALSFSNIDTTSPEVTSVELPLFDLRLRNIGSLRFNFQIIFPFSSTLLETSKFDTYWKSSTSFVNNKHALKLNAAGGLSPKNFLSPKNNASHNASHIAGNVTGNVTGNVASNSFAATAGAGASAGSGGAIGAAHLSTVSQVPSSSIVTATSLSGEYLRIKVCLLNDATPVVCPHWAIAITEKIDLYLPNLSLEQLTSVTDELFDYSKVLSDISAMTVKDIQLIKKLLRIIYLPLDIILDVLSPDINLNLELVFPSAYELEALPFVSNVKENLNTFIDFTLDDVFKHMEPSKRRFPGSASRSIIFLSSNSLICKILNWKQPNFPVFLIMNGITYNGKLGKFEKRSTNGMLIHQRGVKEKRYLMRSKNRQDVIIRSIKEAVNFTVSNNLFGLITSMHLLELVPKLIPLIRSQGLILVASSDFNEQQEEEEEELEEELFKKELDSYKKTEINGLRFDDVLSFKEDITI; from the coding sequence atgaAGTATGGTAAATATCTTGCATCTAGACAACTAGAGCTTCCAGAATATTCTGGACACTTTATTGACTACAAGGCTctcaaaaaattaatcaaACAATTAGCCACGCCCGCAAGTGATGGCACGGATGCAGATAATAATGGCTCGGCCTTCTTGGCAAATTTTAGTGGAGAAAGTGCAACCGATATTCAACGTGCTTTGAAGGAGAACAAAGCGACGTTTTTTTTCCGTGTTGAAAGAGAACTTGACAAGGTCAATTCGTTTTATTTGGAAAAGCAAGCGAACCTAGCAGTGAATTTAGatttgttggtgttgaaaaaaaatgaactATTTGGGAAATTGTACAATTATATACATTACCAGCACAACGGCGGAGCAGACCCAAAGTCAAAATCAGCGTCGGtatcagcatcagcatcagcgTCGGCATCggcatcagcatcagcatcagcgGTATCATCAGCTATGAACTCAGACTTTCGCAACTCGATATCCTTCCTCAATTTGTATCAAAACTTCAAGAAACTCCACCAAGATCTAATAAGGCTTCAACAATTTATCGAACTAAATGAGACTGGGTTTTCAAAAGTGGTTAAAAAATGGGACAAGAGGTCGAAATCGCACACAAAAGAATTATTCATAAGCACTGCTGTTAGTGTGCAACCAGTGTTCCACAGAAATGAAATCAATGAGTTGAGTGACTTGGTTACGCAGTCTCTCTTTGACATAGAGAGCATTATGGATAGTGACTATACGTGCTTGAACAATTACAGTCTGTATGCGCTTAATTCGCTGCTGCACCTGCCCAGTATATTgttaaaagaagaaggtatCGATGTTGACAAGCTGATCAACCATAATGAACCGAAATCAGAATTTGTGAGACATTCTTCCATTGGGGGTACTCCAATAACAAACAATGAAGTTGATGAGCTTTATGCAAGTTTTGTCAATATTGCCACGATCAAGGATCCCGATATGTCGCTCTTGGCCAGGTGGATTGACAAAGTCAATGGTTCTAGCTTAGCAAGTACTTCAGATACCAGATTTAACACCATTGTCAAGTCCAAAGTGTCCAAGATTTTCCTCTTGTCGATTgcgaatttgaaaatttcagATTCCTTTTTGGAATCGTTTCTCAACCTTGTCAATTATGACGTTGATTTTACTATAATCAACGACGAttttaacaacaacaagacaATCATACACGAGTGTTGTTCAATAGCACCAACCTCACACCACGAGTCCCACGTAGTCATCAACAACGGTGTTAGAGTTGTTAATTTAAATGACTCAATCAACCACTCACGAAACTTTATAGTCGAGTACATGATGAAAAACTTGACCCAATTGGAAGTTAGAAACTTGTTAACGCGAAGGGATTTCAATGGCAGAAACTGTTTGCATTACGCTGCTCAAAACAACCGAGGAGATCTTATTGagcttttgctttcttcatttccaaAAGAACATATAGATGATGTGGACAACGACTCGATGTCGCCCCTCTTGTTGGCAATCAAAAACGGCTACCTCAACATTGTTAAGATTTTGGTAAAATCGGGTTCAAACCCCTTTCCCGAAACAAGTAAGGATACCCTCCAATATCTTCCAATAAACTATGCTTGTAAATTTGGCGACTATAAAATCTTGGAGTACCTTCTTTCAAACGAATCATCCAAgaatttgatgaaaatgttAGTTAACCAGCGAGATGTGGAGGGTCTTTTGCCTTTGCATGTAGTGTCTAGAGCCGGTCATTACAAACTCATTGAGTTACTTATTCAATATGGCGCAGAGGTGAATAAGCTAGATGGGTTCAACAAATGGACACCAATTTTCTATTCAGCATCCGAGGGTCATGTGAAAACTACTCAGGAATTGATCAAGTATGGTGCGAAATtgaatgttgttgatggcGATGGGTTTAATGTATTGTACTACTCTGTATTGGAAGGACATATTGAAGTGATAAATGAACTATTGAGCTACGATAAACGACTTTGTGGGGAAGGACGTGGACTGCAATTGCATTTCCCAcaaacaacagcaataagtacttcttcttcttctattaCTACTGGCGGAGCTGAAATTGGAGAAACTACTCCAATGACGGGAATAAGCACAATTACTACTAATGGTAGCGACTTTAGTACTGAAGCTGTTACGAATAGAGAAGATGACTCTGATGACAGTGATCCAGTTGAGAAGCAAAATGTGGACAGCATACCAGACTTACAATTGCCACCTCCTATCTTGCCATTGCGCCGATATGGACACAATTTCTTGGAGCAAAAAGTTCTTATTGAGCTTGTTTTCCCACATGATGATCTGGAGTTTATCAAGCTTTACAACACTATCACCGACTTGAAGCCTGGACGAATTACACTAACTTCAAGCAATTCTGATATTGTGCCGAGAAACATCTTATTGCCATTAGAAGAGAAAGCCGGGAATGGTGGAGGAACTTGTGTGTTTCAAACAGATGTGGACTCTTTAACTGATTTTCGCATTGATTTTGAGATTTTCCCTAAATTTGGAACTAGACTTATTGCTAAAACCACAGCACTTTCATTCTCCAATATCGACACTACTTCACCTGAGGTAACTTCAGTTGAGCTTCCACTTTTCGATTTGAGATTAAGAAATATCGGGCTGTTGAGATTCAATTTTCAGATtatctttcctttttcaagTACATTACTCGAAACTTCTAAATTTGATACTTATTGGAAATCCTCAACAAGTTTTGTCAATAACAAACATGCATTGAAGTTGAATGCGGCTGGCGGACTCTCaccaaaaaactttttatCACCTAAGAATAATGCTAGTCATAATGCTAGTCATATTGCTGGTAATGTTACGGGTAATGTTACTGGTAATGTTGCTTCAAATTCTTTTGCTGCAactgctggtgctggtgccagtgctggtagtggtggtgcaATAGGAGCTGCACATCTTTCGACAGTACTGCAGGttccttcatcttcaattgtTACCGCGACTTCTTTATCAGGAGAGTATCTTCGAATCAAGGTGTGCTTGCTCAATGACGCTACTCCAGTTGTTTGCCCTCACTGGGCAATAGCGATTACAGAAAAGATAGACTTGTACTTGCCAAACTTATCCCTTGAACAATTGACTTCAGTCACCGATGAGCTATTTGACTACTCAAAGGTTTTAAGTGACATTTCAGCAATGACAGTGAAGGACATTCAGTTGATCAAAAAATTACTTCGCATCATATATCTACCATTGGACATTATCTTGGATGTTTTGAGTCCCGATATTAACCTCAACTTGGAGCTTGTGTTTCCATCGGCATACGAGCTTGAGGCATTGCCCTTTGTTAGTAATGTCAAGGAAAATCTCAATACTTTTATTGACTTTACTTTGGACGATGTTTTTAAACACATGGAACCATCAAAGCGAAGATTCCCAGGTTCGGCATCTAGATCCATCATTTTCCTTAGTTCCAATTCCTTGATTTGTAAAATCTTGAACTGGAAACAGCCCAATTTCCCGGTTTTTTTGATCATGAATGGAATTACTTATAACGGCAAGTTGGGtaagtttgaaaaaaggtCCACTAATGGAATGTTGATCCACCAGAGAGGcgtgaaagaaaaacgcTACTTAATGCGTCTGAAGAACCGTCAGGACGTTATTATTCGTTCAATTAAAGAAGCTGTCAATTTCACAGTTAGCAACAACTTGTTTGGTCTCATAACTTCTATGCATTTGCTAGAGCTAGTCCCAAAGTTGATTCCACTCATTCGCAGTCAAGGTTTGATTCTTGTGGCATCCAGCGATTTTAATGagcaacaagaagaagaagaagaagagttggaagaagaacttttcaaaaaggaATTGGATTCGTATAAAAAAACGGAGATCAACGGATTGCGATTTGATGATGTTCTCAGCTTCAAAGAAGATATTACAATTTAG
- the LDB17 gene encoding pre-rRNA processing (BUSCO:EOG09264MGU) produces MIRSSNGANIYNRGSSSINTQAQLSNLPGPSPQSQSRSRSRSRPRLPTSTPSATTISIASTTITFPESSNRDYLDDELSSILINSDPSECNETFSIFLKCIIDNIYVDTDNTPTYQDLSLYALRLLVSNMFSRNYKYCVGKILALLETFAAITEGRLASSNIGINTISSLTTAGTEHDNDNYNDKDNDKDKVRYESECLKEFLCITLLLLLKIKNSTNEKDIADNASGSSGASSTSTDTLDIISIEEVFTTLQQGNFFSILCYFITVQIKAVEQKQSSFVILKFGCDLMFEYLYYMEILSSKELLLLAKSDNKLVGTTIKHLLSSESFNAYDLDSDDEFHDESRLIAYEEMKLLLLINEQFLMSSYSTNSANTNKVFEELIHNHQDAKSNVNNIVGFINLLIFHLNREESQIIKLLILKFLYLVFTTSMTAKLIYRNDLKILVDIFIRELDNLMEKDTILILTYLRVLYPILMFSELNECGNYKSADLVNVLGYIITNSELKRERSEHTLMSDLATKCMNIKWLKKSALQCERKVELQRNPSPSDVRPNSSSGSSESNSPESEQPPALPLFTRVASMRTSMRSDYHKHTTTHNILERKNSEKKSKPTSQTTSPNLFEENNNNVFLAQFSKHANITTNETFPFEESPLSAKDKDEDTGPTTDQDHNQDHDYDQKCHDTNILDLPNEYLTSKPLPKLPVPQKLRHQLYKLDGSATSSSSSINSDSSIKRKALKKKAPPPPPPPPRRSK; encoded by the coding sequence ATGATAAGACTGTCAAACGGGGCCAACATATACAACAGGGGGTCCTCGTCCATAAATACGCAAGCGCAATTATCAAATCTACCCGGGCCACTGCCCCAGTCACAATCACGGTCACGGTCACGATCAAGACCAAGACTACCAACCTCTACCCCatctgcaacaacaatttcgATTGCATCAACAACGATTACTTTCCCCGAGTCTTCCAACCGAGACTACTTGGATGACGAACTTTCATCTATCTTGATTAATAGTGACCCTCTGGAATGCAATGAgactttttccattttcctaAAATGCATCATCGATAACATCTACGTCGATACCGACAACACGCCAACATACCAGGACCTCAGTTTGTATGCGCTAAGATTGTTGGTGCTGAATATGTTTCTGAGAAACTATAAATACTGTGTTGGGAAGATATTGGCACTTTTGGAGACTTTTGCAGCAATCACAGAAGGAAGATTGGCTCTGTCTAATATTGGCATCAACACTATTTCCTCTTTGACAACAGCAGGAACCGAAcatgataatgataacTATAATGATAAGGATAATGATAAGGATAAAGTAAGGTATGAAAGCGAGTGCTTGAAGGAATTCTTGTGCATCACATTGCTCttgcttttgaaaataaagaatagtACAAATGAAAAGGATATTGCAGATAATGCTAGTGGACTGAGTGGTGCTTCGTCTACTAGTACTGATACGTTGGATATTATTAGCATAGAGGAAGTATTTACCACGCTTCAGCAAGGCAATTTTTTCTCCATTTTATGCTACTTTATAACAGTACAAATTAAAGCAGTTGAGCAAAAGCAATCATCGTTTGTGATTTTAAAGTTTGGATGCGATTTAATGTTTGAGTATTTGTATTACATGGAAATTCTTTCGTCAAAGGAACTTTTGCTCCTCGCAAAGAGCGATAACAAGTTGGTGGGAACTACTATAAAACATTTACTTTCGTCTGAGCTGTTTAATGCTTATGACTTGGATAGTGATGATGAATTCCACGATGAGAGCCGACTTATTGCTTATGAAGAAATGAAACTCTTGCTACTTATCAACGAGCAGTTTTTGATGAGTTCATACTCCACTAACTCAGCGAATACCAATAAAGTATTTGAAGAGCTAATCCATAATCATCAAGATGCAAAGTCGAACGTCAACAATATTGTTGGGTTCATCAATCTCTtgatttttcatttgaatCGAGAAGAGTCGCAAATAATCAAACTTTTAATACTCAAATTCTTGTATTTGGTGTTCACCACTTCCATGACTGCAAAGTTGATATATCGAAATGATTTGAAGATTTTGGTTGACATATTTATTCGTGAGTTGGATAATCTTATGGAGAAGGATACGATTCTAATTTTGACATACCTTCGAGTCCTTTATCCAATTCTAATGTTTTCAGAGCTAAACGAGTGCGGCAATTACAAAAGTGCAGATTTAGTAAATGTATTGGGCTACATCATCACAAACTCTGAATTGAAGCGCGAACGAAGTGAACATACCTTGATGCTGGACTTGGCCACAAAATGTATGAACATAAAGTGGTTGAAAAAGTCAGCATTGCAAtgtgaaagaaaagtggaATTACAAAGAAATCCGTCTCCGTCTGATGTACGCCCCAACTCTAGTAGCGGTTCTTCGGAAAGCAATTCGCCTGAATCTGAACAGCCACCTGCATTACCACTCTTTACGCGAGTTGCCTCAATGCGAACGTCAATGAGATCTGATTATCATAAGCATACAACGACGCATAATATccttgaaagaaagaatagtgaaaagaaatcaaagcCAACATCACAAACTACTTCCCCAAATctatttgaagaaaataacaacaacgtGTTTCTCGCccaattttcaaaacatgCAAATATTACAACAAATGAgacttttccttttgaaGAGTCTCCACTATCAgcaaaagataaagatgaagatacGGGGCCAACCACAGATCAGGACCATAACCAAGACCATGACTATGATCAAAAGTGTCATGACACAAACATTTTGGATTTACCCAATGAATATCTTACATCCAAGCCATTACCCAAATTGCCCGTGCCGCAAAAGCTTCGTCATCAACTTTACAAGCTAGATGGTTCTGCTACGTCTTCTTCTAGCTCGATAAATTCAGACTCGTCTATAAAACGAAAAgctttaaaaaagaaggctCCACCCCCACCACCTCCTCCTCCAAGAAGATccaaataa